The following proteins are co-located in the Neodiprion virginianus isolate iyNeoVirg1 chromosome 6, iyNeoVirg1.1, whole genome shotgun sequence genome:
- the LOC124307120 gene encoding galactoside 2-alpha-L-fucosyltransferase Sec1-like, producing the protein MSHAQQHVLASAIVLALIVVLGIHVFLFPMYSSNPRIRRIKFSEYEQPLCHTNLKNVRIPVEWKNQCPKYGIVSAVQAGRLGNQIWEYASVWAIARRTGLEAFMPRCILKTLEEHFEHLSIPPLSYIGQCTLDGGQVVNSLDQWNSTEQSIILPKYAAHWSIVLDWLEDVRREFTFKPKLRMNAEMVLKEAAQQHNLSDPTFVGIHVRRTDYIDYLWKTRKVRAAPVSFYHAAMDHYERKYRNVVFIVASDNIGWCKYNLKRKKSKINFISEPDEKGPGKDLAILSSCNHSIIDYGTYGSWGAILAAGETVVFNVTEYFSTLMAEVLPNWRVMG; encoded by the exons ATGAGCCACGCTCAGCAGCATGTATTGGCTAGTGCGATAGTACTGGCCCTGATAGTGGTCCTGGGAATTCACGTCTTCCTGTTTCCCATGTATTCGTCAAACCCTCGTATAAGGAGGATAAAGTTTTCTGAGTATGAGCAGCCTTTGTGCCACACAAATCTGAAGAACGTTCGTATTCCTGTTGAGTGGAAGAACCAATGCCCCAAGTATGGAATCGTATCGGCTGTACAAGCAGGAAGACTGGGAAATCAAATATGGGAATACGCCTCTGTCTGGGCCATAGCCAGAAGAACTGGCCTCGAAGCATTCATGCCAAGATGTATTCTCAAAACTCTTGAAGAACACTTTGAGCACCTCAGCATACCTCCGTTAAGCTACATTGGTCAATGCACTTTAGATGGCGGCCAAGTCGTGAATTCATTAGATCAGTGGAACAGTACCGAACAAAGTATTATATTACCAAA GTACGCTGCTCACTGGTCAATCGTGCTCGACTGGCTGGAAGATGTCCGCCGAGAATTTACTTTCAAACCCAAACTTCGTATGAATGCTGAGATGGTGCTGAAAGAAGCTGCGCAACAACATAATTTGTCTGATCCAACGTTTGTTGGTATCCATGTAAGGAGAACGGACTATATAGATTATTTATGGAAGACACGAAAGGTTCGTGCAGCACCGGTAAGTTTTTATCATGCTGCAATGGACCATTATGAGAGAAAGTATAGGAATGTTGTGTTTATTGTGGCCAGCGATAATATTGGCTGGTGCAAGTATAAtctgaaaagaaagaaaagcaagatcaattttatttctgaaCCGGATGAGAAAGGACCCGGCAAAGATCTTGCCATTTTATCGTCATGTAATCACAGTATTATTGACTACGGTACTTACGGCTCCTGGGGTGCGATATTAGCTGCTGGTGAAACAGTAGTTTTTAACGtgactgaatatttttctacactCATGGCTGAAGTGTTGCCAAATTGGAGAGTTATGGGATAG